A window of the Lepus europaeus isolate LE1 chromosome 5, mLepTim1.pri, whole genome shotgun sequence genome harbors these coding sequences:
- the GLMN gene encoding glomulin gives MAVEELQSIIKRCQILEEQDFKEEDFGLFQIAGQRCLEEGHITQLLEIIQNEKNKVIFKTMGWNLVGPVVRCLLWNDKEDDKRKDYYQMLDLLVKLCNPKELLLGLLELIEEPSGKQISQIILLLLQPLQTVIQKLPNNKAYSVGLALSTLWSQLSLLPVPYSKEQIQTDDYGLCQCCKALIEFTKPFVEEVIDAKENSVENEKLKDELLKFCLKCLKCPLLTAQFLEQPEEGENDPLKFFAAEIIGFLSAIGHPFPKMIFNHGRKKKTWNYLEFEEEEDKQLADSMASLAYLVFVQGISIDQLPMVLSPSYLLQFNMGHIEVFLQRTEESVFSKGLELLENGLLRIEDNSLLYQYLEIKSFLTVPQGLVKVMTLCPIETLRKKGLAMLQLYINKLDSQGKYTLFRCLLNTSNHSGVEAFIIQNIKNQIDMSFKKMQNDKWFTGPQLISLLDLVLSLPEGAETDLLQNSDRIMASLNMLRYLIIKDNENDNQTGVWTELGKIENNFLKPLHTGLNMSKAHYEAEIKNSQENSQATQKSKDLCSITVGGEKMPNMPPEMQLQVLHSALFTFDLIESVLARVEELIEIKTKSTSEENTGIK, from the exons ATGGCTGTAGAGGAACTGCAATCCATAATAAAAAGATGT cAAATACTAGAAGAGCAAGACTTTAAAGAAGAAGATTTTGGCCTATTTCAGATAGCAGGCCAAAGATGCCTAGAAGAAGGGCATATAACCCAGCTCTTAgaaattattcaaaatgaaaagaataag GTCATCTTTAAGACTATGGGCTGGAATCTTGTGGGACCTGTTGTTCGATGCCTTTTATGGAATGATAAAGAAGATGataaaagaaaagattattaTCAGATGCTTGATTTATTGGTAAAG ttATGTAATCCAAAGGAATTATTGTTGGGTTTGCTTGAATTGATCGAAGAACCCTCTGGAAAACAGATATCCCAAATTATTCTTCTTTTACTTCAGCCATTGCAAACAG TGATTCAGAAACTCCCTAACAACAAAGCATATTCCGTTGGATTAGCATTGTCTACCCTTTGGAGTCAACTATCTCTTCTTCCGGTTCCATactcaaaagaacaaatacagaCAGATGACTATGGCCTCTGTCAATGCTGCAAGGCCTTGATAGAGTTTACTAAGCCATTTGTGGAAGAAGTCATTGATGCCAAAGAGAACTCAGtggaaaatgaaaagttaaaggATGAATTGCTGAAATT TTGTTTGAAATGCTTGAAATGCCCTTTGCTGACAGCACAGTTCCTTGAACAACCTGAAGAAGGGGAAAATGATCCTTTAAAGTTTTTTGCAGCTGAAATAATA GGGTTTTTATCAGCAATTGGACACCCTttccccaaaatgatttttaatcatggaaggaaaaagaagacttGGAATTACCTTGAATTTGAGGAAGAAGAAGATAAACAGTTAGCAGACTCTATGGCTTCACTGGCCTATCTAGTATTTGTACAGGGCATCAGTATTGATCAGCTTCCGATGGTCTTAAG ccCATCGTACCTTTTGCAGTTTAATATGGGGCATATTGAAGTCTTTTTGCAAAG AACAGAAGAGTCTGTTTTCTCCAAAGGATTG GAATTGCTGGAGAATGGCTTGTTAAGAATAGAGGACAACAGTCTCCTTTATCAGTACTTGGAAATCAAGAGTTTTCTTACTGTACCTCag ggtTTAGTCAAAGTAATGACACTTTGCCCCATTGAAACACTG AGGAAAAAGGGTTTAGCTATGCTTCAGCTATATATTAACAAGTTGGATTCACAAGGCAAATATACATTATTTAG GTGCTTATTGAATACCAGTAATCATTCAGGTGTGGAGGCCTTTATtattcaaaatatcaaaaatcaAATTGACATGTCATTTAAG aaaatgcaaaacGATAAATGGTTTACAGGACCACAGCTGATTTCTCTTCTGGATTTGGTGCTCTCCCTCCCAGAGGGTGCTGAAACGGATTTACTGCAAAACTCAGACAG GATTATGGCATCATTAAATATGTTGAGATATTTGATTAtcaaagataatgaaaatgacaATCAA ACTGGAGTTTGGACAGAACTTGGAAAGATTGAGAATAATTTCTTAAAACCACTCCATACAGGACTTAACATGTCAAAAGCACATTATGaagcagaaattaaaaacagTCAAGAAAATAGCCAAG CAACACAGAAGTCTAAGGATCTCTGTTCTATAACTGTAGGTGGAGAAAAGATGCCAAATATGCCTCCTGAAATGCAGCTTCAG GTCTTACATTCAGCCCTTTTCACATTTGATTTGATTGAAAGTGTACTGGCTCGAGTAGAAGAActcattgaaataaaaacaaagtctaCCTCTGAAGAAAACACTGGGATAAAGTAA